Proteins encoded together in one Janthinobacterium tructae window:
- a CDS encoding FKBP-type peptidyl-prolyl cis-trans isomerase — translation MTAEVKIEDSVVGDGRAAARGALITTHYRGWLEDSTEFDSSHKRGEPFRCVLSNNKVIQGWILGLHGMQVGGTRKLWVPAHLAYGERQVGLIPPNSNLIFEIELLEVLTRD, via the coding sequence GAAGATTGAAGATAGCGTCGTCGGCGACGGCAGGGCGGCGGCACGCGGTGCGCTGATTACTACCCATTACCGGGGCTGGCTGGAAGATAGCACGGAGTTTGATTCGTCGCACAAGCGGGGCGAGCCTTTTCGCTGTGTGTTGAGCAATAACAAGGTCATCCAGGGCTGGATTCTGGGTTTGCACGGCATGCAGGTCGGTGGCACGCGCAAGCTGTGGGTGCCGGCGCATCTGGCGTATGGCGAGCGGCAGGTGGGTTTGATACCGCCAAACTCCAATTTGATCTTCGAGATTGAATTGCTGGAAGTGCTGACGCGCGATTGA